A genome region from Panicum virgatum strain AP13 chromosome 4K, P.virgatum_v5, whole genome shotgun sequence includes the following:
- the LOC120703381 gene encoding rhamnogalacturonan I rhamnosyltransferase 1-like, translating into MGWKVAPGGKAAAAGEKLRLPASSAAARSRMKLWVVRATTTVLLWTCVVQLTAVGDTWGPRVLKGWPSCLTAPEEEAAAAALPGAAAARPQPVVEKAVLPPKRIYRNNGYLMVSCNGGLNQMRAAICDMVVIARYLNVTLVVPELDKTSFWNDPSEFQDIFDVEHFITSLRGEVRILRELPPRVKRRVELGMFYSMPPISWSDISYYQNHILPLIRKYKVLHLNRTDARLANNGLPIEIQKLRCRVNYASLRFTPQIEELGKRVIRILRQNGPFLVLHLRYEMDMLAFSGCTQGCSNEEAEELTRMRYAYPWWKEKVIDSDLKRKDGLCPLTPEETALVLRALDIDRSMQIYIAAGEIYGGKRRMAALTSAYPNVVRKETLLEPSDLMFFQNHSSQMAALDYLVSLESDIFVPTYDGNMAKVVEGHRRFMGFKKTVLLDRKLIVELVDRYTNGSLQWDEFSSLIKAAHAKLMGSASKRMVIPDRPKEEDYFYANPQECLQDLDLLQTS; encoded by the exons ATGGGGTGGAAGGTGGCGCCAGGGggtaaggcggcggccgccggcgagaagCTCAGGctccctgcctcctccgccgccgcgcgctcgcggATGAAGCTCTGGGTCGTGCGCGCCACCACCACGGTGCTGCTCTGGACCTGCGTCGTCCAGCTCACCGCCGTCGGCGACACCTGGGGCCCGCGGGTGCTCAAGGGCTGGCCGTCCTGCCTCACCGCGCCCGAAGAGgaggccgccgcagccgcgctcCCCGGCGCCGCAGCCGCGCGCCCGCAGCCCGTCGTCGAGAAGGCCGTGCTGCCGCCCAAGA GAATATATAGAAACAATGGTTATTTGATGGTTTCGTGCAATGGTGGGCTTAACCAGATGCGAGCTGCA ATATGTGACATGGTTGTAATTGCAAGGTATTTGAATGTCACTTTAGTTGTGCCAGAGTTGGACAAGACTTCATTTTGGAATGATCCAAG TGAGTTCCAAGATATATTTGATGTCGAGCACTTTATAACCTCATTACGAGGCGAAGTTCGCATTCTGAGAGAATTGCCTCCAAGGGTAAAGAGAAGGGTTGAACTTGGAATGTTTTACTCCATGCCACCAATTAGTTGGTCTGATATTTCCTACTACCAAAATCAT ATTCTTCCTTTGATTCGAAAGTACAAAGTTCTCCATCTGAATAGAACTGATGCAAGGCTTGCAAACAATGGTTTACCTATCGAGATTCAGAAACTACGATGCCGAGTAAATTATGCCTCCCTCAGATTTACCCCACAAATTGAAGAATTGGGCAAGCGAGTAATTAGAATACTTCGCCAAAATGGCCCTTTCTTGGTCCTTCATTTACGTTATGAAATGGATATGCTGGCATTCTCTGGCTGTACACAAGGTTGCAGTAATGAAGAGGCAGAAGAGCTCACAAGAAtgag GTATGCTTATCCGTGGTGGAAAGAGAAGGTGATTGACTCAGacttgaaaagaaaagatggGCTTTGCCCATTGACACCGGAGGAGACTGCTCTTGTCCTCCGAGCATTGGACATTGATAGAAGTATGCAAATATACATTGCTGCTGGAGAAATATATGGTGGAAAGCGCAGGATGGCTGCTCTAACTTCAGCATACCCGAACGTG GTGAGGAAGGAGACACTTTTGGAACCTTCTGATCTGATGTTCTTCCAGAACCATTCATCACAAATGGCAGCACTGGATTATTTGGTATCTTTAGAAAGTGACATATTTGTTCCAACATATGATGGCAATATGGCTAAAGTCGTTGAGGGTCATCGGAG ATTCATGGGTTTCAAGAAGACAGTCTTATTAGACCGAAAACTTATTGTTGAGCTAGTAGACCGGTACACCAATGGTTCTCTGCAATGGGATGAGTTCTCTTCATTGATCAAGGCTGCCCATGCAAAGCTGATGGGATCAGCTTCAAAGAGGATGGTGATTCCCGACAGACCCAAGGAAGAGGACTACTTCTATGCCAATCCCCAAGAATGCCTCCAAGATCTTGATCTTCTACAGACATCATGA